Sequence from the Christiangramia fulva genome:
CACATTCTCATTAACAAGATCACCACCTTCCACATGTACTTTATCGAAGATTTCCCCAATCACGTGAAAAGAAGATACTTTATTAGGTCCACCGTTTCCAACGAAAAGGCGAACTGTCTCTCCGGCTTTAGCTGTAAGAGCATTGTCATCATTAAGAGCGCCAACTTTTCCGTTGAACACTACGTAATCAGGGCGTTCATCAATAGCTTTCTCCATGTCAAAGGGCTGCAGGCCGGGCTCGCCATATTTACCTTTAGTGTAGAAATCTCCCTGCATTACGTAATATTCTTTATCTACAGGAGGAAGTCCACCTTTAGGCTCAACCAAAATGAGACCGTACATACCATTGGCAATGTGCATCCCTACAGGCGCAGTGGCACAATGGTAAACAAAGAGTCCGGGATTTAGCGTTTTGAAAGAGAAAACCTTTTCCTGTCCGGGAGCTACAAAAGTTGATACAGCACCACCGCCGGGGCCGGTAACAGCATGCATATCAATGTTGTGAGGCAGCTTATTATTAGGATTGTTTTTTAAATGAAATTCCACTTCATCTCCAACCCTGGTTCTAATAAAGCTTCCAGGAACGGTACCGTTAAAGGTCCAGTAAACATATTTTACACCGTCTGTCATTTCCCCTTCCTTTTCGATGACCTCCATATCCACGGTTAATTTAGCAGCTTTCCTGGCTCCAACAGGCGGGGGAACGAATGGAGGAGCGGTTAATTGGGCTTTCATTGAGGATACTGTACTTATTTCAGTAGTAGAACCTTCGGCATCAGAGATACAGGACTGCAGGGACACACCAAGAAAAAGTGCGGCCACATACCATAGATAGGTTCTTCGGAATTTAAATATTTTTTTCATGGTGAAATTAACTTTTTATTTCTGGGGTAAAATTAAAGACAAAGTTGTCCGAAATATATGATAGGAATC
This genomic interval carries:
- the nirK gene encoding copper-containing nitrite reductase translates to MKKIFKFRRTYLWYVAALFLGVSLQSCISDAEGSTTEISTVSSMKAQLTAPPFVPPPVGARKAAKLTVDMEVIEKEGEMTDGVKYVYWTFNGTVPGSFIRTRVGDEVEFHLKNNPNNKLPHNIDMHAVTGPGGGAVSTFVAPGQEKVFSFKTLNPGLFVYHCATAPVGMHIANGMYGLILVEPKGGLPPVDKEYYVMQGDFYTKGKYGEPGLQPFDMEKAIDERPDYVVFNGKVGALNDDNALTAKAGETVRLFVGNGGPNKVSSFHVIGEIFDKVHVEGGDLVNENVQTTLIPSGGAAMIEFKVQVPGTYLLVDHSIFRAFNKGALGMLKVSGEKNAKIYSGTQIERTYDPDGTLAKAKPAVEAGEKLAEAAKKSGKSIEEQKEHGKKIFMQTCFACHQANGQGIPGAFPPLAKSDYLNKDIARAIGVVKHGLNGEVTVNGTTFNSAMPAQSLSDEEIADVLTYVYHNFENNKSVVTPEMVKAQSK